The nucleotide sequence TTGTTTCATGTCAGCTGTGCATATTTTTGGTCAACTTATCATACTTTGATATGCACGTGTGACTTCTTTCTGGCTACGATCAACAGATTCACAACGAGGAGGCTCTTAAAAAAACGTGGACACAAGCAATGTTTTGGCTGTCACGTGAACAGCTCACtatgctgttgttgttattgaatCTTGATAAAACAAAACTCATGGTGTTTACAAATTCAAAGACAAAGCCATTAAACCTGCCTTCCATTGCTACATCTCAGGGTGATGTGATTGAGCCTGTATCTTTTTATAAATACCTGGGATTTATAATTGAGGATTCACTGTCCTTTAAGCTTCACATTCAACAGCTCGTTCAGAAGTTGAAGGTGAGGTTGGGTTTCTATTTcagaaacaagtcatgtttttcttttgccgCAAATAAAAAACTGGTTGATGCTACCTGTTGAAGAGGTAAAGGTAGGTAGGGCTAACTCGTTTTAGTGTAGGCAGTTTTCAGGACGGTGTATCGATCAGGATACATGGAAGGATGAGGAGACGGTGCGTGCACTTAGCTGCCGTACGGCCAGCagtatttatttcctttctcaCACAGTTAAATAGGAATATTGTAATAGTctggaaaaaaatcacacacagtAAACATATAAGGCGCTGGTACACAGTAAACTAAAAATGCACTGACATGTATAAATGTATAGGAAATAAAGGGATATAAACAAACACTCATGAAAATACTTATACACGAAATCAAACACTTACTTTTCGTCAGCGACTCaaataaaactgtgaaaagaaggaacaggaggagcaggtaCACTATCAACTGGGCACACAAACTTCTGCTCTGCCCGTCTCTCCCCAAACATGCAAACTCTGAACGGAGCTTAACAAGCTGCATGACTCATGCATGCAGGCAGAGCATGACCATTAACCCCTTACTCCCTGAGCCTCTGAAACACTACCTTCATGCctttgataagataagataagagataagatatacGTTATTGGTCCcacattgggggaaattattttgttacagcagcttactaCAGTGGGCctaaaggacaaaacacatttgcaaaagatgaaacacttttacaaagttggagacaaatttacagtttggaaaacatttttacattttataaaacaaagtgacatcagcaaaacacttttcccaaggccaaaacaaatttacatttaataaaacaaatttacaaaagatgaaacacttttacaaagttggagacaattttacaaacaatggaacacttttaccgttaagtctgactccttttaacctgactccgtttagtctgaggctatgtggtctgatgCCGTTTcttctgaattctgacacatgatgaaggttttgtggAGATATGGCGGAGCTTTTCCGGAGacttgatgctttttcatctgaggtctgacacctcactctgagacctgaggatgtcctaatatgtaaaccatgtcgctccgtttggtttctctccatcaaaacaaactaaatgacccctcactccatcacttctggtatttggtacattccctttctctaaaaatgaaatgtaaatttattttggctttggtaaaagtgtgttgctgatgtaattttgtttggtaaaatgtaaaaatgttttccaaaatgtaaatttgtctccaactttgtaaaagtgtttgatcttttgtttttgttttgtccttcagggccaccgtagcttactacacgggacaggggaatacaacaatgtacttacatagctGAAGatataatagcaataataatagtaatgatgaaaggtaaaatagaataaaatgaaataaaataaaatataataaaatatggcaattattacagatgtatacacattATGTatacttctatctgataaatagatagtaaggtaagttattgcatggataaaattgcaccaggttatttaaaaaaaacatacacagtatgaagaactaattatggtgatgttttatatatgtatgtatgcactCATTGCCTTCACTCTCTGAACACCATTTTTcatggagctctgaggttcattaCAGGCTGTTACTTTTGTTCTGAACCCCGTGatatgttgtaatgttttagaattatgtgttgtttgtctgcaacttttctggaatgtgctgctgcgatattggccaggacacacttgaaaaagagatttttaatctcaatgtggttttctcctggttaaataaaaaaaataaaaaaatctcgAGCATATGTCAATTGAAAAACCAGTTGTTCAACTTGTACGATCACATGGCAGTGAAGTGAAAGCTATGCCACGATACTTCTGTGGAGACAAAGAAGCTGACTTGTAATTAAAGAATGGAAAGTGTAGAACAGAAACACTCGACCTACTTTAGACAGTGATTGATTCAAATcatagtgtttgtgttttaaagatattaaactctACCTCTCTTCTTGCTCATCTCTCCTCACTCCATTTATCATGCACTTTTTAATTgatcttgtttgtgtgtttcccagGGGCTGGTTTTGGGGCTTTGAGGAGACAAGAGCTCGAAATGTTACATGCATATCAGCCCAAGGCCATGCCTCAATCATGGCTCCGGTTCTTCAGAAAAACATCACTGTGACGTGAGTGTACAAGGCAACGCCTTGAGATAAAATACACTGACTGTAGACACATAAGAAGCTGCTTCAATGTGTTTGTTGCTGATAAAGATTTTGAGATAATAATCAAAATTTTATTGAGCTTGATTATTTCTGTAAATCCTTATTTCATGACTTAAGTTTTAAGCTTCTTTAAGGAGTTGAAAttaactgaaattaatactgatgcctctttccAATCCAACAGTGTACGGTTTGATTATTTCtatattgtcatttttaatgcatgaaaCTGTTTTTGCAGTACAGTTGTCAGGGAAAGAGTGTTGAAGCATTCTGCAGAAAAATACTGTGTTCACAAAATCGACTGCcaagacacagagagggatatttttgaatgttaaaagacaacttGCACATTTACAGGGGAACTCAGGGGAAGAGATTAGATGTATGTTTTCACCAAAGTTGATGCTAAACAaaggttcctcacaggagctctaagTAACAGATTCCAACAAACAGactacagatttttttttttacctttgctCATGAGTCAGAAAAACATCTTACCCTGTACCCATGCTGGATTAAACATACAAAGATTGAAAATGTCCCTAAATGTACTCCAATCCAAAACACAATGAACTGTCTTTTCTTTACCGTCAACACCAACACAGGTCTGAGTAAGAGCTTGAGAGAGGGAAGCTCCTCTAATTGGACATTTCTGTAAAAGATAATATCTTTAATCGACTACAACAAATGAATACTGATACTGTAGGTGAGGTCTTTGGGTGTAGGAAGTGATTTGATTCTTGTTGTTGGTCCATAGGGACTGGGAAAGAGTCTGTGTGGGAAGCAAGAAGGAGAACACACCGACCATCATCCTACAACTATTAACTTTTTTATCAACCTTTTTTGTAgacatgttttattgattttcacattttacagggTATTCAAAGAATGTAtcaaaacatacagaaacacaTAACCCCCACAAATATTGTCAGAATATTAAACATATACAGAAAAcgtaagaaaataaataagaaataagagTAGCACTTAGATTGTCAGaggacattttcagaaaattctTGACAAAACcctacaataaataaaatgacattaaatttgtttttaataataataatagtaatgattttatcaatatttttcaTTAGACAACTACGCATGTTTCAGCTTACAATCCAGTCACGGTCACctctcaactcaaactcagcTGTCTCTATTCATACAGCAGttgttttcctctgacatcaggCTTTGGTTGGGAAGCTCAAATGCTgtaggggagaatggggttggttgtcacactttttactgttttgatgattgctcatcatcaaaacatctttcaatagtcattcttacattaaattgaagattaaggtgttggcttgaaatgtgtatccctatcattttccaactcattgtaacaaagaggcaattaactatcaaagacactctgacacattgtgacaaccaaccttcatggggatggttgtcacacactatggggttggttgtcacaatggtatttcaatgggaaaaatatttttaaaaaggcaagaaggcagaacttaatttgaaagtttaattgcactgataagtgataggcctacataacttaatgtattttaacataaaatgatcaaggaacatgaacaggaaacacatctttaggccagcctatataacaacataaagaaccaaacaaataggcctaacaataatggcctactcaactaggctacatgcagtcactgtctgagttacagtgatggcaaatgtagggtctgcgcactccagctcatttcaccatgcatgattttgccaacatatgggttggttgttacatgtgacaaccaaccccaaagagaatgtgacgaccaaccccaactggaattttttgctagcatcaaggctaatagccattagctagctagctaatgataatctaaactatagctttccctttgtaagggtaacacttgttttgttataaacccatcgtttaaaagcctagaagaaaaatactgaggagctgaatatttacaatttgacatgaaaaacacataaagtcctctcacctcaagttcagctgtcttactccagagaagactatgtaggtgagctctgatcttaattctggaaatgtccataccccaatttaagagacagcgccctctggttgCGAGATATagcgagtgtgccaaccaacccgtgtgacaaccaaccccgttctcccctactgctGTGTTGAAGGCTGTAAGTGGTATCAGTGTCAGGCGTCTGAAATCATTGTGATCCAATTGAAAAATGTTAACAGTAAAAATCTTAAGGGACGTTGGTCCATCTTTCAAAGTGAAACAACATCTTTCAGCTAGGTCATGTTGTCTGACCACAGCTGAtggtgggaaaaaaagaagggatAAAATACAGCGGTACTATGTAGGGAAAGCTTCTTAGGTCAAAGTTAATTTAATGCCATTAATCGTGTCTAATCCCATTGTCCTATCAGATGACAGATGAAGTGCAGGCTACTCCATAAGGACTATGTGACTTTAAAAGACACAGTCCTGGCACATGATTGATCATATGGATCCAAAAGTGTCACCCAGCCAAATCACTATGCACTCTTCTATACATTAGTGGAGTCTTTGATTCCACTTCTGTGAACACCTGAAATATGATCTGTCTTACTTGTAGTTAAAGAATGGTATCACTTACTCTTTCTTCTCTTAGATCCTGGGCACACTGAAGGGGATTAACTTGTTTGTAAAACTGATATCTTACAGATCTGTTATGCTTGACCGCGCAGAGACACTCCTTCATGATCACTACGCTGGGAAGGATTACTGGGATGTAAGTAAAGTAATGAGCTGATATATTTCACCTTTTTCTGTAAAAAATGATGGGTAGAATCAGCTCAGCTCAGTATCTCAGCTCAGAGACATTGCTTTGCTTGTAGCTGAAAATAACTTGTCTTATAGAGCTTTATAACTGTAATCGATGACTGactctcttctttttgtttcctctgtaTCTGTCCGTGTTTGGTGCAGACCCGCCGCAGCATGGTTTTTTCAAAGCACCTGCGACTCATAGGAGATGACTTCAGAGCAAAGTACCTGAACTCTACAGACAACAGAGACCACACAGTTTACAGTGAGGATTGGACTCGCATGAGAGTGAGTCAGTGTGTCTGAATGTGACACAAGGATGTGTTTGTTCAAAAGGGGATTAAGGCTGTTGAAATGAGCTAAatgtcatgcagcatgagacTGTTACCATCTTCTACATACATCACAACATTATTTATCATGTTCCATTATTTCCTGCTGTTGTCCTCTAAACACATCTGCAGTTCAGAtaaggtttgtttttgtgcttgcGTGCACCttaagaaaacatgtttaagtGTTGTAAACAAATTCAAAATAGGTGCTATTAAATCACCCATGTCTCATACTGCGGTTGAAGTAATCATTTGTTGAATTTTGCAGTTTTAAATATAGGTATTTGgtcactttaatttgaaatCAACCATTATTTTAGGCTTCTAATGACCAAGTTTTGAGTTCCAAACAAAAAATACCTCAcaggtttgttgtgtttttatttcctctgtagTCTAAGCTAGGCTCAGCTAAAGGTGGTCCATACCTGGGGGTCCACTTGCGTAGGAAGGACTTCATCTGGGGGCACAGAGAGGATGTGCCCAGTCTGAAGGGGGCGGTCAAAAAAATGCGCAGCTTGATGAAGAAGCACAAACTGGAATATGTGTTTGTTGCAACAGACGCAGATGGTGAAGGTAAAGACACgtttatacagtatatttgtTGTATCGATATGGatgtttcaatatttttttatagcTCTTGAGTTATGTTTTAGAGGTTGGTACATTCAAAAGTGGTACTATTTTGTGAGTAATTTTAAACTAACTTTATTCTGCTGTAGAACTGAAGGAGCTTAGAAGGTTGTTGCCTGAAATGGTGCGGTTTGAGACATCAGCACAGGACCTGGAACTCCTAAAAGATGGAGGAGTGGCCATCATTGATCAGTGGATATGTGCACATGCCAGGTAAACTACCTCTGTAatatgtgtttatttcacagtgaGGAGTGTTTCAGTCTGAGAGGCTTAAATTAaacctttaactttttcaagACTTTCTTAAAACATATGTGCTGCATGAGTGGCCAACTCACCTTAAGTGGAATGTAAATCTATCATTTTCATCAGGtacaaaaaaattgttttgtACTTTGGTTTATGAAAAATAACcagcaaaaaaaacccaatactTTGAAGAGGCTCTGCTGTCATTTATGTCCTAttcaaataatacattttaagcaAACACTACAGATTATTACCTCACCATGGTTCCTAAACTGTTCCCAAAGCCTTGTACATATTCTTTCACATATCTGTATGTAATTGTTCAAAGATCCTATGATGAttttagctggttataaaacagactgaaattaatagcctattaaaaaagatgtatgttttttttgtcagaaaacactattttCTTGTGtacaagacaaaatcaaaagaGATAGGAGGCACTGTTCTGCCCATAGAGGGCGACAAACTCAACTAAaagtgaaagttcctcacagtagaACTAGGTTTCTTGActatcaatcagtcagtcaacctTTATTCATCTCAAGAGATCATCGAAGGggaaccctcatttacaatgagaTCAAGTCATTTAcagtgtcatttaaaaaaacagtcacaaacaattaacaatgcatcaagagtatcaaagtcatcaaatgggataatttttttttttttttttttgatttggaaataaaaacatttaaaaggtcaaataaaataataaaaggaggTGTTAGGGATTGagtataaaagcactaaaaacaAGAAGGGCAGATGAtgcaaatgataaaataatacacacaggttaacctagctaaaacagttgcagagcggggttgaaaggttaaaaattaaGATTCTGAATTGTCTGAaagttaaaagtgcatttaaatcaagacactgctgcaacttgttccaggagtcacgagcagagaaacaaaaggcAGTTTTTCCCAGTTCTGACCGAACTCGAGGAACAAGCAAAAGTAGCTGGTTTGAGGTGCGAGTCGGATTAAAACGGTCTGGGTATTTAAGAAGTTCAGTGAGGTATAGTGGTAATTGTCCTAAATCAGTTTTATAGATAAAAATATTCCAATGACTATAGAAGTGCTTCTCTTTAACTGATTTCTATTACACTTTCATGTTATTAAGTAAATTCCTATCTGGGTCTAATTCTAATTTGTTAACCACCACTGATGCTAAATATAATTCAACCCCAATCTGAAAAAAAGATGGGACACtgagtaaaatgttgattaaaaacagattttaatggtttgcaaatcatttaaacattaTATTTCCTATCAAAGGTTGactatgaaaaatgttattgtttcagGAATAATATGTGTTCATTTGGGGGAGAGACCAGTCAGCTTGCTATTGGCACACAGCTCAAAAGTCAGCAGCTGTGATAGTATGGGGATGCAATGGTGCAGtttttggagcaacatgtgcTGCCACCCAGACCACATCTTTCCCAGGGAAGACCTTTTAGATCCCAGCAtaacaatgccaaaccacattcagcacttattacaacaacaaaacactgtaTTAGAAGAGTGTCGGGCTATCACATGATTTTAAGCTGAACCAACAAGTGATTgcttaatgtaaaataaaaaaggttgtTGGATAACGAGTTTGTGCAGGTATATGTGTTTCACCCTTTAGCCAACTTAGAAACTGGTTTAAACTCAGATATTTCATAACCTTTGACTATTCTACCTACCCATGGAAAGTATTTGTGCTTGAAAAACTGGCCAGGGTGCCCGTACATTGTGTTCTTATGTCTATGATTTTCCTAGGTACATGTATCTTTTGTGTTAGTGTGAGTTTccttaatgttttcttttgtttgtagaTATTTTATAGGGACATCAGTGTCCACCTTCTCTTTCCGGATCCATGAAGAAAGGGAGATCATTGGTTTTGATCCTAAAACGACATACAATCGATTCTGTGGGGACACTGAGAAAGAATGTGAACAGCCCACACACTGGAAAATTGTCTACTGATGTGACCTGTGACTTACCTAACACACGCAAGTGCCAAAACCAGTGTTTCaaagaagtgtttaaaaaatcaAAGGGACATTAATCTGAACTATACATGATACGTTTActattttatgatgttttggtttttttttactttttttttggttGAAGAGTTGTGCAATCAGGTCTATTTTGACCACTGTGACTGAACCTTATGAACAAAGGGCCAAGACTGTGCTGCCCAACATGTTTTACTGTCACGTTTAATTAGTCAATCTGCAAATAATTTGTAGGTTGCGTGTTGAACGTTCAAGCCTCATGCCTGCCTGTGACACGTGTCTTATGAGTGAAACAGATAGTGTCGTCTTTGACATTTAGTGAGATTCATAGCTGTTAAACCTCCCATGTGTCCGTATTTAAGTATCTTTAATGTACCACAAACACAACACGGAAGTGTCCCATAAGCACAGCATGAAGATAATGCAGTTTTTAATCAAAGAGATTTCTTTTTACAACAGATGTGTTTACCTTTTTAACCAAAAAGCTAGTCCTTTATTCCACATATACATAAGTATTCTGAACCTTGCtaagttttcatttattatGTGCTTGCAGTGTTCATCCCACTTGCTGCCTTGTGTTTGCACATCGCTCTACTTTAAAGCGTGATAATACCACCAGCTACAGATAAAAATGTTAGGAAATGCTTCCAATCAAAGGACCACTTAAATAAAGACACTGCTCTCAAGCACCACTATGGGTCAAAAGCAACACAAGGTAGCTTTAAATATAACCATAACTTTCCTGTCTTATGATTTGTTAGAAAGTTGGcctgtcttcattttttttcttctaaaatatttcagttttcatGTGGAATAATATGTCTTGCTTTTTGATATTTGTATGCAGTGCCAGTATTCATATTTATTACGGTATTAttgatgttgaaaaatattttctgtACCTATAAATTCAAATAATAGATGATGACATCTGTCAGACATAAACTATTTGGAATAATAGTTTGAAGGTGATAGTTTCATTATCAAGATTTGAAATGCCACAGAGGAGCCACCGTGCCAGCCAGATGTACATTTGTTATCTGACAATGCATTTTTTGCATATCTGAGGGTGCCCACATTTTTGATCTTGAATGGGCATTGTCTCATGACATTGTTTGTGCACAAGATGTGTTCTTTTGATGTCTAATAAAGATTTTATCAGAATTCAAACATTTCAGGAAACAATAATGTGAATGAggtaaacatgttttgttttttttaatctatatttcCAAAAGCAATGAATCACATAGCATTTACACACAAGAGTTCATCTTATTGGAAGAAAGCTTCTGAAAAATACTGCTTGATTATAGATTATCTGATAACTCTCATAATAGTTATTTCTTTGGCATTGGATGACTCAGCATTTTTACCAGCTGGCTTCCTGATACTCTTGAAGCTGTTATTGATATGTACAGATAAACATTTCCCCATGTTATCCTATCCAAGCTCAAACCTGAAGTTCCATAATGTtaagtgtttcatattttatttaaagtttgtacTTATTAAAAGAATGTACAATAGAATTCAATACTTTAATCGCCTGTCTGCTGTTACCGTCAAAAAAATGTCCTGACTCAGATTTCATGTCTGTGAAAGATCATACTCTAACAAGTAGTTCATGAAAATACTGGCTTTCAGACATTCAGACTGATCAGTGTCAGCCACTATATGCAAAGTGATGAGGTGGGtaattaagagagagagagagagattttcaTCAGTCACATCAAGCTTTAATATAAAAGAGTGTTCTTGCTGAAAACGGCATCAATTTCCTGCATTATGTTTTTTGCTAGTTTCTTGATTAAGATTTTTTCTCTAAGCATTTTGATTTTGTCTGACAGTATGACTCAGCATCTCAGTATGACATGgatttatgttgtgtttatcCTCTCCACATTTCCCTAAGAAGTGCTGCTCCTCTTAAACCCTCTTTATTGTTTTGACTTCTCCCAGTAGGTCCCCTATGTGGTATGAGTGGGATTTCCCCCTTGGAGGCCTTTATCTCCCAGACAACACCATACAGTCTTTGGAAACTGAGAGTCATAAATCTACCTTAGAACAATAGAATAGAACAATATAATTGTTTTGTAACCTTTAAATAAGGGCAGGAATATTACCAAACAAACTTAGAAATGTGACCAGCATGGTTGTCTTCATACATCACAATAACACGTGATTAACTTCCGTCATACACCTTGGAAAAGTATAAAAGTAGGGTTTTATTTGCTGTATAAGTCGATAAGAATCATAAGCATACAATTGTTTGATAACTTTCTACTTCAGCAAGAGGGGGCACCCAAAGCCACCCTGTTATTGCTTAATCATAAGCGACCCACATGTTGGTAATTTTCCCCATTAGCCTTGCTTTGTATCACCTCTGTTATTATGAGCACTTAACATGCAGCAGCAGTCGGCTACACGCCCATCACGTTTACCTGCCCACATGCAGGTGGAGCTGTGCACATAGGACAGGAGCCGGGAGGCAAGCTTGTGATAACACTTTACAAAACCTGCGCTGCCAGAGAAGAAGGATTTCAGGGTTTCTTTTTCAGAGcgtgtgtttattctgttttaattcaatAACCGACTGATGGAAAAGACATCCTGCTAGGTCACACCTAGCGCCATGTACTTGCCAACGATCCTACGAGCTACTGTCAGATAACGCATAATTGGACCTTTACAGAGGACAGACGTAGAAAGGTAGGTGACCCTTTTGTAACAGTGAAGTATTGCTTTAGGAGCAAGTGTGA is from Notolabrus celidotus isolate fNotCel1 chromosome 10, fNotCel1.pri, whole genome shotgun sequence and encodes:
- the pofut2 gene encoding GDP-fucose protein O-fucosyltransferase 2; this translates as MAHRAGHIPIVFINSFNSFTSLLLSILVSVATFDRVITDNAFSASQTATVSIAAARDLRYLLYDVNPPEGFNLRRDVYIRMASLVKTLRKEGDDWVLVLPPWGRLYHWQSPNIHQMRIPWGEFFSITSLQANVPVIEYEEFIAENGGPFIDKVLVLQNYAEGWTDGKWEEKVDERPCIEKLMYSKDKQGYYRGWFWGFEETRARNVTCISAQGHASIMAPVLQKNITVTSVMLDRAETLLHDHYAGKDYWDTRRSMVFSKHLRLIGDDFRAKYLNSTDNRDHTVYSEDWTRMRSKLGSAKGGPYLGVHLRRKDFIWGHREDVPSLKGAVKKMRSLMKKHKLEYVFVATDADGEELKELRRLLPEMVRFETSAQDLELLKDGGVAIIDQWICAHARYFIGTSVSTFSFRIHEEREIIGFDPKTTYNRFCGDTEKECEQPTHWKIVY